Proteins encoded in a region of the Panicum hallii strain FIL2 chromosome 3, PHallii_v3.1, whole genome shotgun sequence genome:
- the LOC112884617 gene encoding cytochrome b5-like, whose product MAGVAKQLFAASEVALHSSRKDCWVAIGGKVYDVTKFLEDHPGGEDVLLHASASGDATEAFEEVGHSTSAISMMDSFLIGSIKGYVPPSASKATGAWGLDAPPNSRSMQGNKGPPNPNTFLDFLLPLFVLGLASAAWYYLTFISKNH is encoded by the exons ATGGCGGGGGTGGCCAAGCAGCTCTTCGCCGCGTCCGAGGTCGCCCTCCACTCCTCCAGGAAGGACTGCTGGGTCGCCATCGGCGGAAAG GTTTATGATGTGACCAAGTTCTTGGAGGACCACCCTGGGGGAGAGGATGTACTCCTCCATGCATCAG cCTCTGGGGATGCCACGGAGGCATTTGAAGAGGTGGGACACAGCACGTCGGCCATCAGCATGATGGACAGCTTCCTGATCGGAAGCATCAAGGGCTACGTGCCTCCAAGTGCATCAAAGGCCACAGGTGCTTGGGGCCTGGATGCGCCACCAAATTCCAGGTCGATGCAAGGGAACAAAGGCCCTCCGAATCCGAATACATTCCTGGACTTCCTACTCCCATTATTTGTGCTTGGCCTGGCATCTGCAGCTTGGTATTACCTAACCTTCATCTCCAAGAACCATTAA